One region of Oryza sativa Japonica Group chromosome 10, ASM3414082v1 genomic DNA includes:
- the LOC107277951 gene encoding ethylene-responsive transcription factor ERF027, whose amino-acid sequence MEQRAAAAAQQRQGRRQSAAACGIRRARAETRHPVYRGVRFRAGKWVSEIRELRKPSRIWLGTYATPEMAAAAYDAAALALRGRGAALNFPDAARSRPAPASASADDVRAAATAAAAAMAHQEEDDDSRRQLEDGGGGGGVVDEDDVLEMPRLMVSMAEGLMISPPPVMLGLQADGGGIMDEGGGVVRLWDHS is encoded by the coding sequence ATGGagcaacgggcggcggcggcggcgcagcagcggcaGGGGAGGAGGcagagcgcggcggcgtgcgggatCAGGCGGGCGAGGGCGGAGACGCGGCACCCGGTGTACCGCGGCGTGCGGTTCAGGGCGGGGAAGTGGGTGTCGGAGATCCGGGAGCTCCGGAAGCCGAGCAGGATATGGCTCGGCACGTACGCCACCCCCGAGATGGCCGCCGCGGCGTACGACGCCGCCGCACTGGCgctgcgcgggcgcggcgcggcgctcaaCTTCCCCGACGCCGCGCGGTCGCGCCCCGCCCCGGCGTCCGCGTCCGCCGACGACGTGcgcgccgcggccaccgccgccgccgccgcgatggcacaccaggaggaggacgacgacagtCGGCGTCAGCTCgaggacgggggcggcggcggcggcgtggtggacgaggacgacgtgCTGGAGATGCCGAGGCTGATGGTGAGCATGGCGGAGGGGCTGATGATCAGCCCACCGCCGGTGATGCTCGGCCTGCAGGCGGACGGCGGTGGAATAAtggacgagggcggcggcgtggtgaggTTGTGGGATCACAGCTGA